One Campylobacter sputorum subsp. sputorum DNA segment encodes these proteins:
- a CDS encoding DUF748 domain-containing protein, giving the protein MSKNKKISIVILCFIGFIFIIYTLFGFLGIPYILKNSIPSSLKKQGIELNIKDAKFNPFTYDLNISEIYISTFEKIFSAKKIDLDIDILKIFKKTIHLNTIKLDTPDINILKDTNGTFNFAAFLPKDEKDENVGKTSSFNFILNRLEISNGKFSYSDNSLDKPFNISLDDINYKISNINMADENMGHHTLDSISNLAKNISIDSGIKIKPLTFHGNIKVQDLELNPVWLSFLENMPLKLKSGKLSTQINYNIIFDKDKMYFLIDNSNLTLNDILVLDKNDSISLGELNIPNINIVSNIKPYDVSTMINFENLNLLNLNHSKIGHIDALNLIQNNLNIALKDKNTILDINSSKIASKNISFNKDLALSSDDLNASNISFMLQNMDGNLSIDTNLAKLDIKNSQFNIDKMKASLNDATLTNANFTLKDKNITFKNDTLNTADFSFFINKEKLLNNQSSNLSNLTYTFNNQSSIINADSYELSKTTAYSKNSKFSSFEKLNLKDIIFDINDLNLKINTINLDTFDFKTDINKNGKISVIENLPSMQSTNKTSKNNKKQQNSHKKAFSYSINQININNSKANINNIMDDFNVVHKFDDIDIKIKNFTSNYAKPFGISLSSNSKDISLKTSGEVSINPFKTNLNIDLSHRNLPYYMPYAKEFMDAKLQDAKMSFKSKFKFDKTPQIQGNLELKDVSLLNQEDFGIFYIKQFYIKNIQYNTNSLNLDDITLQEPYLNVYIDKNKQVNLSKIIKKDESKNDKQDKKEDQNNSKFAISINKIKLENGTLDFSDYSLFTPFVTKISNLQSIASSIRNDKISHINLKGTVGASGYSSIEIRTKPFDPKDYTKVNMTFKDINLPDATPYSGEFVGYEIDSGRLNLSLVYDINNSVMLSENIINIDALELGKKVQSDQAVNLPLKLAISILKDSNNQITVSLPITGDLSNPKFSYGGIVLQAIMQLFTDIITSPFKFLTSTLGIKGEHMDTIDFKPGNDNLISSEKAKIPNFAQIIEQKDGINITITPAYNKKLDENEFQKNKFESDISRYMMKDGLSYKDALEKLRIRFFPNKNFPSLQETTNAIIATYDIKQKYFDEVAINRAQNIKNALIKAGIPKDRIEILKTNPNGKIKQNLYISVEMGIVRKEK; this is encoded by the coding sequence ATGAGTAAAAATAAAAAAATTTCTATAGTTATTTTATGCTTTATTGGTTTTATTTTTATCATTTATACACTATTTGGATTTTTAGGAATTCCTTATATTTTAAAAAACAGCATTCCATCATCTTTAAAAAAACAAGGAATAGAACTAAATATAAAAGATGCCAAATTTAACCCTTTTACATACGATTTAAACATAAGCGAAATTTATATAAGCACTTTTGAAAAAATCTTTAGTGCAAAAAAAATAGACCTTGATATAGACATCTTAAAAATTTTTAAAAAAACTATACATCTAAATACTATAAAACTTGATACCCCGGATATAAACATTTTAAAAGACACAAATGGAACTTTTAACTTTGCTGCTTTTTTACCAAAAGATGAAAAAGATGAAAATGTTGGCAAAACTTCTTCATTTAATTTTATTTTAAATCGTCTAGAAATATCAAATGGTAAATTTAGTTATAGCGATAACTCCCTAGATAAGCCTTTTAATATCAGCTTAGATGATATAAACTATAAAATTTCAAATATCAATATGGCAGATGAAAACATGGGTCATCATACGCTTGATTCCATATCAAATTTAGCAAAAAATATCTCTATAGATAGCGGCATAAAGATAAAACCGCTTACATTTCATGGAAATATAAAAGTTCAAGATCTTGAGCTTAATCCAGTTTGGTTATCTTTCTTAGAAAATATGCCATTAAAACTAAAAAGCGGAAAGCTAAGCACGCAGATAAACTACAACATTATTTTTGATAAAGATAAAATGTATTTTTTGATAGATAACTCAAATTTAACATTAAATGACATTTTGGTTTTAGATAAAAACGACTCTATATCGCTTGGGGAGCTAAATATACCAAATATCAACATAGTTTCTAACATAAAACCATACGATGTATCAACTATGATAAATTTTGAAAATTTAAATTTATTAAATTTAAATCATAGTAAAATCGGACATATAGACGCACTAAATTTAATACAAAATAATTTAAATATCGCTCTAAAAGATAAAAATACAATTTTAGACATTAACTCATCAAAGATAGCCAGCAAAAATATATCTTTTAACAAAGATTTAGCTTTATCTAGCGATGATCTAAATGCCTCGAATATCTCTTTTATGTTGCAAAATATGGATGGAAATTTATCCATAGATACAAATTTAGCAAAACTTGATATCAAAAACTCACAATTTAACATAGATAAAATGAAAGCCAGTTTAAATGACGCAACACTAACAAATGCAAATTTTACTCTAAAAGATAAAAATATCACATTTAAAAATGACACATTAAATACAGCTGATTTTTCATTTTTTATAAACAAAGAAAAACTTCTTAACAATCAATCATCAAATCTTAGCAATCTTACTTATACATTTAACAATCAATCATCAATCATAAATGCTGATAGTTACGAACTTTCTAAAACTACTGCTTATAGTAAAAATTCTAAATTTTCTTCATTTGAAAAACTAAATTTAAAAGATATAATTTTTGATATAAATGATTTGAATTTAAAAATAAATACTATAAATTTAGATACTTTTGATTTTAAAACAGACATAAATAAAAACGGAAAAATAAGCGTAATAGAAAATTTACCATCTATGCAATCCACAAATAAGACTTCTAAAAACAATAAAAAACAGCAAAATAGCCATAAAAAGGCTTTTTCTTACTCTATAAACCAGATAAATATAAATAACTCCAAAGCAAATATAAATAACATTATGGATGATTTTAATGTAGTTCATAAATTTGATGATATAGATATAAAAATAAAAAATTTTACTTCAAATTATGCAAAACCTTTCGGTATTTCTTTAAGCTCTAATTCAAAAGATATCTCTTTAAAAACATCAGGCGAAGTATCTATAAATCCATTTAAAACAAATTTAAATATAGACTTATCGCATAGAAATTTGCCATACTATATGCCTTATGCAAAAGAATTTATGGATGCAAAACTTCAAGATGCAAAGATGAGTTTTAAAAGTAAGTTTAAATTTGATAAAACACCACAAATACAAGGAAATCTTGAGTTAAAAGATGTTTCTTTGTTAAATCAAGAAGATTTTGGTATTTTTTATATAAAACAATTTTACATAAAAAATATTCAATACAATACTAACTCACTAAATTTAGATGACATAACTCTACAAGAGCCGTATTTGAATGTTTATATCGATAAAAATAAACAGGTAAATTTATCAAAGATTATCAAAAAAGATGAATCAAAAAATGATAAGCAAGACAAAAAAGAAGATCAAAACAACAGCAAATTTGCGATATCTATAAACAAAATAAAACTAGAAAATGGCACACTTGATTTTAGTGATTATTCATTATTTACACCTTTTGTAACTAAAATTTCAAATTTACAAAGCATAGCTTCATCTATAAGAAACGATAAAATCAGCCATATCAACCTAAAAGGAACCGTTGGTGCAAGTGGATATAGTTCCATAGAAATACGAACAAAACCATTTGATCCAAAAGATTACACCAAAGTAAATATGACTTTTAAAGATATTAATTTGCCTGATGCCACTCCATATAGTGGCGAGTTTGTTGGATATGAGATAGATAGCGGAAGACTTAATCTAAGTTTAGTATATGATATAAATAATTCTGTAATGCTTTCTGAAAATATCATAAATATCGACGCACTAGAACTTGGAAAGAAAGTCCAAAGTGATCAAGCTGTAAATTTACCACTCAAACTCGCAATATCCATACTAAAAGATTCAAATAATCAAATAACAGTAAGTCTGCCTATAACTGGCGATTTATCAAATCCAAAATTTAGCTATGGCGGCATTGTTTTACAAGCAATAATGCAACTCTTTACAGATATAATCACAAGTCCTTTTAAATTTTTAACATCGACTCTTGGGATAAAAGGTGAGCATATGGATACGATTGATTTTAAACCAGGAAATGATAATCTAATAAGCTCAGAAAAAGCAAAAATTCCAAATTTTGCTCAAATAATAGAACAAAAAGATGGCATAAATATAACGATAACTCCGGCTTATAATAAAAAATTAGACGAAAATGAATTTCAAAAAAATAAATTTGAATCCGATATATCAAGATATATGATGAAAGATGGATTATCATACAAAGATGCCCTTGAAAAGCTTAGGATTCGCTTCTTTCCAAATAAAAATTTTCCTTCTTTGCAAGAGACAACAAATGCTATAATTGCAACATATGATATAAAGCAAAAATACTTTGATGAAGTTGCGATAAACAGAGCACAAAATATCAAAAATGCTCTTATAAAAGCAGGAATTCCTAAAGACAGGATAGAAATTTTAAAAACAAATCCTAATGGAAAAATAAAACAAAATTTATATATAAGCGTAGAAATGGGAATTGTAAGAAAAGAAAAATAA
- a CDS encoding epoxyqueuosine reductase QueH encodes MLVHICCSVDSHYFLKRLKKDYPNEKITGYFYDPNIHPYSEYLLRFKDVKHSCKTLGIKLIKGEYDLSSWLDGAKYMANEPEKGKRCEFCFDFRLENTAQKALELGENTITTTLLMSPKKSLMQLNTSLEKICDKFKIKFIAPDYRKNGGTSEQMSLAKSDNLYAQNYCGCIFALKKQRDQQNLFMSEMISDIGNQNLPNSIEEKLNLYKKVHRLKDKNIKFEIIKDRFLNYRLLNAYVKFDDKVVDSYFLYLSKFRKESVNLNLKNDKNTAFCKDEIKFISLKFFNKILKTNYKKVREIIYNPPSIKKELMLRKYICKEYSLSPIIVVDEIKNAKVQIYAKCLLYEDIRHKIAKFN; translated from the coding sequence ATGTTAGTTCATATATGCTGTTCTGTTGATAGTCATTATTTTTTAAAAAGATTGAAAAAAGATTATCCAAATGAGAAAATTACAGGTTATTTTTACGATCCAAATATACATCCATATAGTGAGTATTTATTGCGTTTTAAAGATGTAAAACATAGCTGTAAAACTCTTGGAATTAAGCTTATAAAAGGCGAGTATGATTTAAGCTCTTGGCTTGATGGTGCAAAATATATGGCAAATGAGCCTGAAAAAGGCAAAAGATGTGAGTTTTGTTTTGATTTTAGGCTAGAAAATACAGCGCAAAAAGCCTTGGAGCTTGGCGAAAATACAATCACTACAACACTTCTTATGAGTCCTAAAAAATCTCTTATGCAACTTAACACTTCTTTAGAGAAAATTTGTGATAAATTTAAGATTAAATTTATAGCACCAGATTATAGGAAAAATGGTGGAACCAGCGAGCAAATGAGCCTAGCAAAAAGTGATAATTTGTATGCACAAAATTACTGCGGTTGCATTTTTGCTCTAAAAAAACAAAGAGATCAGCAAAATCTTTTTATGAGCGAAATGATAAGTGATATCGGAAATCAAAATCTACCAAATTCCATAGAAGAAAAGTTAAATTTATATAAAAAAGTTCATCGTTTAAAAGATAAAAATATTAAATTTGAAATCATAAAAGATAGATTTTTAAATTATAGATTGCTAAATGCATATGTAAAATTTGATGATAAAGTTGTTGATAGCTACTTTTTATATTTGAGTAAATTTAGAAAAGAAAGTGTTAATTTAAATTTGAAAAATGATAAAAATACTGCATTTTGCAAAGACGAAATCAAATTTATATCATTGAAATTTTTTAATAAAATTTTAAAAACAAATTATAAAAAAGTTAGAGAAATTATTTATAATCCACCAAGTATAAAAAAAGAGTTGATGCTTAGAAAATATATTTGCAAAGAGTATAGTTTAAGCCCAATTATAGTGGTTGATGAGATAAAAAATGCAAAAGTTCAAATATATGCAAAATGCTTACTTTATGAAGACATAAGGCATAAAATAGCAAAATTTAATTAA